The genome window TATTTGCGGTTATTTTGCAGGGCGGTATGTACAGGAAAAAGGGAAGCGATACGAAACTATTGCAAAATTAATGCTTTGGGGCGGGCTGTTCATCTTTATAGCACTTTGCTGGAATATGGCGTTCCCGATCTCTAAAAAATTATGGTCGAGCCCTTTCACGCTTTTAACCGTTGGCCTGGATCTGCTCATCATTTCAGCGCTGATCTATATCATTGAGATCCGTGAATGGAACAAAGCCAACTGGACCGCATTCTTTACCACCGTGGGTAAAAACCCGCTGCCGGTTTATCTTTTTTCAGAACTTTTTTTAGTTACCCTTTGGATGATAAAGGTAACGCCAGGCGGCAATCCGGCAGGCTGGATCAACCAGGTATTTTTCCAGGTTGTTGCCCCCGGCGCTGTAGGGTCGTTGCTGTTCGCTATTTTTTACATGCTCATCTGCTGGACATTCGGTAAGATCCTGGATAAGAACAAGATCTATTTGAGGGTGTAAGTCCCTTTGTCCTTATGAAAAGAGTGGAGAATCTTCGCGGGACGTTTAGGCAGGATAAATATGGGCATCGGCCTGTTAATTGTTCCTGTCCCCGCAGGGGCTTTCCAATTCAATTAAGGACATATTAGTTGCCTCACCCTGCCCTCTCCAAAGGAGAGGGTGCAAAAAAAGCGCGAAGTTCAAGTCCTCTCCTTTGGAGAGGATTAGGTGAGGCGAAATTACGAGGGTAACCTCAACTTAATAGCATTGAGGGGTGCCAGCAGAGCACCCTGCGCCGGGTGTGATTGTGCGATCGATTTTATACGTTAACATAGTTTTTATAAAGGGTATCACCTGTTTAGCGATGAAAAAACTAACCATCTTCTCCCTGTTCATTGGGTTTGCCTGTGGCGCATCAGCCCAGCAAACCAAAACCTTTGCCGAGCGGCTCGGCTGGCCAAAAGGCGCCCGGGTACTTATCCTGCATGTGGACGATGCCGGGATGTCGCACGACTCCAACGAAGGCGTGGAAACTGCCTTAAGCAAAGGGGTGTCCACCTCAACCAGTGTGATGATGCCCTGCGCCTGGGTGTCCGACTTTAAAAAATACCTCGACAAAAATCCAAATACCGATGCCGGCCTGCATTTAACGCTGACTTCCGAGTGGGAAAACTATCGATGGGGCCCGCTCGCCGGTAAAACGGAAGTGCCGGGTTTAACGGATAAACAAGGGTGTTTATATCCTTCTGTTGAAGCGGTTTACTTTGCAGCTAAGGCCGATGAAGTTGACAAAGAGATCCGTGCACAGCTTGACCGAGCGTTAACCATGGGTTTTAAGCCCACGCACCTCGATTCGCACATGGGGACCCTGTTTGCAAAGGAATCGTTCATGGAGAAATATTTAAAGCTGGGTATTGAAAAACAGATCCCGGTGATGTTTCCCGGCGGGGATGATATTTTTTACCGTTCCGAAGCAAAAGCTGCGGCAATTGCCGAATTAAAAAAGCAGGGAAAATACCAGGCAGGAATGGCGATCCCTGAGGCTGCCGCATTGGGTAAAGCAAAAGAAATAGGAGAGATGCTCTGGAAAAACGGACTGCCAGTACTGGACGATCTCCACAACTCCAGCTATGACTGGAACATGCCCGGTATCAATAAGAAAACGGATGCCGAGATCCAAAAATGGTACACCGATCACTACATCGAAAGTATTGGGAGGCTGAGCCCCGGTTTAACCATGGTAATTATGCACTGCACCAATCCATCGCCTGCCTTTAAATATATTTCAGATACCGGCCAAAAACGCAAAGGCGATCTGCTGGCTATGACCGATCCGCGCCTGCGCAAGTTTTTAAGGGATAAGGGCTTTATTTTAACCACCTGGCGCGAAGTAATGGAGCGGAGGTTGAAGGCTGGGAATGCGGAATAATTATCTTTGTACATATTTTTCTTTTTATGCCAAACGATAATTTAGTAAAGATTCTGTTTAACTTTTACAGCGATATTTTGGAGGAGCAAACCAACGAAACGATGTGGGCCGAAGTGATTGATGGAGAAAAAGGGCTTTATAAGATTGATAATATTCCATTTTATGTACCGCGGTTAGCATCAGGCGATATTGTTCTGGCTGAGTACGACGAAGCTCAATCTATGCTTACCTATCTGGAAACCATTGAATATTCCGGCAATTCAACCATTCATATCATTATAATGGATGAAGAGCTTGAAATGGAACGGCTTATTAACTTATTTGAAGAAATGGATTGCCCGTCAGAAGGCTTTAATGAGCGCTATTTAGCCCTGGAAATCCCTGCTAATGTTGATTACATCCCGGTTAAACGCATGCTTGATCAAATGGAAAAGGATGAGGTTATTGGCTATGCTGAAACGTGCCTGTCGGTAAATCATCAATATAAAGACTTCCACTTACCGCTTTGAATACATTTTGTAAATGTGGAACGCAACAATTAACCCCTCAGTTTATCAAACAACGCCGGGCTATATAAGCGTCGCCAGCAGTAGTTCGTGAAATTGTCTTCCAATCCAGCAAAGTCCCCCAACTTAACTAACCGCTAACCACTAATCCCTACCTCAAGTCCACCACTTCAACACCCTTATGTGCTTTGGTATCAAAAGAGAAAGTGTTATCGGCTACTGCAGTATTAGGTGCAAAGCGTTTTATCGTATAGGTGTACCTGTTACCGTTCTTGTCAAATATCAATGCGCTGTAGATCTGTTTTTTTGCCTTGTCAATCTCCAGGCGCACTTTAAAAAAGCCTTTTTTATCGTCTTCCGGGGTCAGGTCAATTTCCTGGTAAATATTTCCGCTTATCTTTTTTTCACCGGTATAAAGGTATTTATAGCCATGTTCATAAATGGTGAATATTTTGGCCGGGTTAAGTCCGTCGCCGCTGTTGTCAACGTTGCTTACCTGCACTTCGTTATCCTTTTTCAGAAAGGTCCACTGGGTTTTGCCATCGCTGATGATCTCCTGTGCCACGTCCTGCTTACCTGCCGACTGCGGAGTGTATAACGTAACCCTGAACTTATTGGCTTTTGAACGTGCTACAAGCGTGCCGGTTTGCGTTTCTTTTATGCCCGCCTGCGGGTTATCAAGGGTAAAGGTAAAGTCGGTTTTAATGCCATCGTACATTTTGTATTTGGCGCTTACCTTGCTTAAAATAGCTTTGGCATCTGCATCCTTTTGTGCAAAAGTGTAACCGGTGCTGAATATGCCTAGCAGGGATAATATAAGTAGTTTCTTCATTTGTTGTTTATCCGGATAAATCCGTTTTTAGTAGATCGTTTTTTTAAAATTGTTTCACCATAAACGTAGTCATCCAACTATTGTTTACCGTGTTGGGTAAACTATAGAATAAACGTTTGGGCAAAGGTTTAATTGCTATTTTTCTGAAGGCTTTCCAGGTGGCGTTCAAGGCTGTACTCGTCGGGGTATAAAACGTCGCGGGCCTTGCTGCCTTCAAACGGGCCAACTATGCCGGCTGCTTCCAGCTGGTCAATTATCCTCCCTGCGCGGTTATAGCCAAGCTTCATTTTACGCTGTATCAGCGAGGTTGATCCCTGCTGGTGTAAAACTATCAGGCGGGCCGCATCTTCAAACATAGGGTCGCGGTTATCCGGGTCATATTCCTTGCTGGTGCTGGTTTCGCCTTCGCCAACATACTCTGGCAGTAACATGGCCGATGCGTAGCCGCGCTGGTTCCCAATAAAATCCGAAATGCGTTCTACTTCGTGTGTATCCACAAATGCGCACTGTAAACGGATCAGGTCGCTGCCGGTTGACAGCAGCATATCCCCGCGGCCAATCAGCTGGTCGGCGCCGCCGCTGTCCAATATGGTACGCGAATCTATTTTTGACAGCACCCTGAAGGCCAGCCTCGACGGGAAGTTGGCTTTTATAGTTCCTGTTATAATATTTACCGAAGGCCGCTGCGTGGCAATTACCAGGTGGATACCCACCGCACGGGCCAGCTGCGCAATCCGCGCAATAGGCACTTCAACTTCTTTGCCCGCAGTCATCATCAAATCGGCAAACTCATCAATAACCAGCACAATAAACGGCAGGTAGCGGTGCTTCTCCGGGTCGGCTATCTTGCGGTGCACAAATTTTTCATTGTACTCCTTCAGGTTGCGCACCTGGGCATCTTTCAACAGGTCGTAACGCTGATCCATTTCAATACAAAGCGAGTTAAGCGTATTTACCACCTTTTTTGTATCGGTAATA of Mucilaginibacter xinganensis contains these proteins:
- a CDS encoding polysaccharide deacetylase family protein, encoding MKKLTIFSLFIGFACGASAQQTKTFAERLGWPKGARVLILHVDDAGMSHDSNEGVETALSKGVSTSTSVMMPCAWVSDFKKYLDKNPNTDAGLHLTLTSEWENYRWGPLAGKTEVPGLTDKQGCLYPSVEAVYFAAKADEVDKEIRAQLDRALTMGFKPTHLDSHMGTLFAKESFMEKYLKLGIEKQIPVMFPGGDDIFYRSEAKAAAIAELKKQGKYQAGMAIPEAAALGKAKEIGEMLWKNGLPVLDDLHNSSYDWNMPGINKKTDAEIQKWYTDHYIESIGRLSPGLTMVIMHCTNPSPAFKYISDTGQKRKGDLLAMTDPRLRKFLRDKGFILTTWREVMERRLKAGNAE
- a CDS encoding DUF4265 domain-containing protein: MPNDNLVKILFNFYSDILEEQTNETMWAEVIDGEKGLYKIDNIPFYVPRLASGDIVLAEYDEAQSMLTYLETIEYSGNSTIHIIIMDEELEMERLINLFEEMDCPSEGFNERYLALEIPANVDYIPVKRMLDQMEKDEVIGYAETCLSVNHQYKDFHLPL
- a CDS encoding LolA family protein; the protein is MKKLLILSLLGIFSTGYTFAQKDADAKAILSKVSAKYKMYDGIKTDFTFTLDNPQAGIKETQTGTLVARSKANKFRVTLYTPQSAGKQDVAQEIISDGKTQWTFLKKDNEVQVSNVDNSGDGLNPAKIFTIYEHGYKYLYTGEKKISGNIYQEIDLTPEDDKKGFFKVRLEIDKAKKQIYSALIFDKNGNRYTYTIKRFAPNTAVADNTFSFDTKAHKGVEVVDLR